The Macadamia integrifolia cultivar HAES 741 unplaced genomic scaffold, SCU_Mint_v3 scaffold212, whole genome shotgun sequence genome has a segment encoding these proteins:
- the LOC122065794 gene encoding serine/threonine protein phosphatase 2A 57 kDa regulatory subunit B' kappa isoform-like, which translates to MLKQFLSKFPRKSSKFDAVDSAGCDSGNNVIASGNGIQRTSSGTTISSRSNSIKRMSSAVFPSSVVAGIEPLLSFKDVPNSEKQNLFISKLNLCCVVFDFNDPNKDNVEKDLKREALIELVEFVASGSAKFTEHAIAAICKMCAVNLFRVSPPNCRSNSSGGETDDDEPMFDPAWSHLQIVYDLLLRFVTSTSLDSKIAKKYVDHSFILRLLELFDSEDPRERDCLKTILHRIYGKFMVHRPFIRKAVSNIFYRFVFETERHNGIAELLEIFGSVICGFALPLKEEHKMFLWRALIPLHKPKSMGVYLQQLSYCVTQFLEKEPKLASTVIKGLLKYWPVTNSQKEVMFLSELEEVLEATNMVEFQKIMIPLFRRIRSCLNSSHFQVAERALFLWNNDHVVGLIAHNRHVILPLIYPALEKNIQNHWNQAVLNLTVNVKKMFSEMDEDLVLVCQGKYEEEEVKQMEAAEKRRVTWAHLETVASVQPVAGNTAVLITPTATAIPC; encoded by the exons ATGCTTAAGCAATTCCTCAGCAAATTTCCTCGGAAGTCTTCGAAATTTGATGCTGTTGATTCTGCCGGTTGCGATTCCGGCAATAATGTGATCGCCTCCGGCAATGGGATTCAAAGAACAAGCAGCGGAACAACTATTTCTAGCCGATCAAATTCCATAAAGCGGATGTCGTCGGCTGTTTTCCCTTCAAGCGTGGTGGCTGGAATTGAACCTCTTCTATCTTTCAAAGATGTTCCGAATTCGGAAAAGCAGAATCTGTTCATTAGTAAGTTAAACCTTTGTTGCGTGGTTTTCGACTTCAACGATCCAAATAAGGACAATGTAGAGAAAGATCTGAAACGTGAGGCTTTGATAGAGCTTGTTGAGTTTGTTGCTTCTGGATCAGCTAAGTTTACAGAGCATGCAATTGCTGCAATATGTAAAATGTGCGCAGTTAATCTCTTTAGGGTATCTCCTCCTAACTGCCGGTCTAATTCCTCTGGTGGTGAGACTGATGATGATGAACCAATGTTTGATCCTGCGTGGTCACATTTACAAATCGTGTATGACTTACTGCTTAGATTTGTCACATCTACTTCTCTTGATTCAAAGATAGCAAAGAAGTACGTAGATCATTCATTCATTCTGAGATTGCTTGAACTCTTTGATTCAGAGGATCCAAGAGAACGAGATTGCTTGAAAACAATTCTGCATAGGATTTATGGGAAGTTTATGGTTCATAGGCCTTTCATTCGCAAGGCTGTAAGCAATATCTTTTATCGTTTTGTCTTTGAAACGGAACGGCATAATGGAATTGCTGAGTTATTGGAGATTTTTGGCAGTGTAATTTGTGGGTTTGCCTTACCACTGAAAGAGGAACACAAGATGTTTTTGTGGAGGGCTTTGATTCCTCTGCATAAGCCCAAATCTATGGGTGTTTATCTTCAGCAGTTGTCATACTGTGTGACACAGTTTTTAGAGAAAGAACCAAAGCTGGCGAGTACTGTGATCAAGGGGTTGTTAAAGTACTGGCCTGTAACAAATAGCCAGAAGGAAGTCATGTTCTTGAGTGAGTTGGAAGAGGTTTTGGAAGCCACTAACATGGTGGAATTCCAAAAGATCATGATTCCTTTGTTCCGCCGGATTAGGTCTTGTCTCAACAGCTCCCACTTCCAG GTAGCAGAACGGGCCCTCTTTCTATGGAACAATGATCACGTTGTTGGCTTGATTGCGCACAATCGGCATGTGATCCTGCCTCTTATCTACCCAGCCCTAGAGAAGAATATCCAGAACCACTGGAACCAAGCAGTTCTCAATCTAACTGTCAATGTGAAGAAAATGTTCTCAGAGATGGATGAAGATCTGGTCCTGGTTTGCCAAGGCAAgtatgaggaagaagaagtgaaaCAAATGGAAGCAGCAGAGAAGAGGAGAGTGACTTGGGCACATCTAGAGACAGTTGCCAGTGTGCAACCTGTGGCTGGAAATACAGCAGTGCTCATTACACCTACAGCAACAGCTATTCCTTGTTAA
- the LOC122065790 gene encoding auxin-responsive protein IAA1-like, giving the protein MLPETASSMPAAYVTGLNLKETELTLALPGETRAETPSKSNSKRSFSETVDLNLGSSSKDKLETNSSSNAKRLPAGKAQVIGWPPVRSFRKNVLKSCRYVKVAVDGAPYLRKVDLELYSSYEQLLSGLEKMFTCFTICNYINERKLMDPVNGAEYVPTYEDKDGDWMLVGDVPWKMFVASCKRIRLMKSSEAIGLAPRTPSKCTSTN; this is encoded by the exons ATGTTACCGGAGACGGCGAGTTCAATGCCGGCGGCATATGTTACCGGTCTGAATTTAAAGGAAACAGAGCTAACGTTAGCTCTACCGGGAGAAACTCGTGCAGAGACTCCATCGAAGAGTAACAGTAAACGATCATTCTCTGAAACCGTGGATCTGAACCTTGGGAGCTCTAGTAAAGATAAATTGGAAACCAATTCCTCCTCCAATGCCAAAAGACTACCGGCGGGAAA AGCACAGGTGATTGGGTGGCCGCCGGTGAGGTCATTCAGGAAGAACGTCTTGAAGAGCTGTAGATACGTAAAGGTGGCCGTAGACGGAGCACCGTATCTACGGAAGGTAGACTTGGAGTTGTACAGTAGTTATGAACAGCTCTTGAGCGGTTTGGAGAAGATGTTCACCTGCTTCACCATTT GTAATTATATAAATGAGAGGAAGCTTATGGACCCTGTTAATGGAGCTGAATATGTACCTACTTATGAAGACAAAGATGGTGATTGGATGCTGGTCGGAGATGTTCCTTGGAA AATGTTTGTTGCTTCATGCAAACGGATTAGATTGATGAAAAGTTCAGAGGCAATTGGATTAG CACCAAGAACGCCTTCAAAATGCACAAGCACAAACTGA